The following nucleotide sequence is from Paenibacillus odorifer.
TTCAGAAACAGTTTGCTGCGGGTGACATCATCACATAATCCAAAAGAAGGCATCAGTGAGTCTAAATCATTAAGAGCTACATCAATCCCACGATCTACAGCCGCCGTGAATGAAACGAGCTGAGAGGCCGGAATGACCATATCTCCATCCAGAAAAAGCAATATATCCCCGCGACTCAGCTTCGCACCGATAGCCCGACCCACATCATGTCCGACAGACTCTGGGCAGTGTACTACAATGGCTTGACGATGTTGTCTAGAAATAGGAAAAGAGTTATCACTGCAGCCATTAAGTACGACGATAATTTCTGCAGGTTCAAGCCGTGCAACCTGATGCAGCAGACGTGACAAGGTCTGCTCCTCATTACGCGCGGAGATAATGACTGACAAAGTCCCGCGTAACTTCGGTAACTTCAGAGTCTCCTTGCCTGCCTTCGATTGCCGAGACAGAAGCGGGCGAGTAGCAGCGTTGCCTTTTACAGAGCGATTGGCTGACCTGTGACGGATTGGGCGTTTCTTTGCCGTTCGAGCTGCTGTGCCTCGTAAAGTTGCAACCATCATCTCACCATCTCTCTGCGCCGGGCTCCGTCGCCAAAGCCCGCTCTGATCCCCCGATGTTCCAGCAACAGGGATACAGCCTCCATATGATCCGCTGTAATCAACTGCTGCAATGGATCTTTGCCGTCTTCCTTGCGCCTTACCGCATTCAATTTCCCTACAGGCACTTTGTGAGCGGCTACCACATGCAGTCCACTAAGAATTGCCTGGGCATGCGCCAGTGGAGGACGTGATAATGAATCGCTCCCTAAAATATCAAGTGCTCTGCGGCTGATTGCGTGCGGAACTGCCGTCATCGAACATCCCTTCAGATCTGGACGGCCAAGCAGAATATTCAGTGCATGTTTAGACAGCACCACCGGATGGGGGGACAGCTTCCGGACCGGACCGGAATAATCATTAAGCGCTATGTCCACTCCACCACTAACAGCAGTGACGTAAGGACGCAGCCCCGAAGCAGGTATCACCAAATCTCCATCTGTAAACAATAGGATTTCTCCCTTGGCTGCCTCAGCTCCCACACTACGGCCAGCGTCGTGTCCAAGCGGCAACTCATAGGAAATAACACGCGCACCTAGCGATTGTGCAATCCCTGCCGTTTGATCAGTGGATCCATTCACGACCACAATTACCTCGCAGCGCGGATGGACCCCTCTGGCTCCAGATATCACTCCCGCAATGGTCTGAGCTTCATTCATGGCTGGAATAATAACCGAAACATAGGGATTAGGATGGTTAACTATAGGGACTACAGCGACTTGCCGCACTGGGCGTGAAGTCCGCCGCTTCATCCGAGAGACCCGCCGTCCTGTGCGGCGGGCAGAAGTTCGTTTGGGCTTCATGCTCATCCACCTTCCTTACAGAGCCAATTCTTCAGGCTGAGGGTTACATCACAGTTTATGTACTACAACGCACAGGGTAACGGCAATTGTCTCCTGTCGTTCTGAAAACAGGACAAATGTACTCCCCACCACACTTCCGCTTAGATACATTGCGCATAGCCAGCTGCCGCGGACACAATCTGTGGCGGTAACGAACGCAGATTGTGTCCGCGGCAGGGCGATTAGGTTAGGACAGTATCGGACAAAACCGAATCTGCAGCGGATGTTTAGACATTAGCGCTATCGGACACAGTTGCTCCTATTCGCCGCATTATCACACTTTTAGATTATTAACGGACTCCGTAGCAGCTATTGGCATGAAAAGAACTCAATAATGCTCTATTTCTATACAATTGCTTCACTAGAGTCCTAAACCAGCCTTAAAAAACGACAAACCTGCAAATAACGCCATCTGGGTCCGTAAGTAGCAGCGGATGTTTAGACTACCAGGCTATCGGACAGAGCCGCAGCCACAGCGAATGTTTAGAACCCGGCGATGCTGACATGTACCGTTCCCCCCCAAAAAAACAGAGCAGCGATCTCCAATAAGGAGATTCGCTACTCTGCTATTTTTAAGAGGAACTGCTTAAGGTTCAATCAAATACGCGATCATCTGCTGCCGGCTTAGCTAAGGGAGCGCCTATAGCAATCCAAGAGATAACCCCATAGAAATGCGGAGTCTCGCGCAACCGTACTACTTGAATCACTGCTTCTCCATTGGCTCTGCTCTTTAAGGAAGCGTAGAAGTAAGGCTGATTGGTCATGGCAACAAGCACATAACCCGTATGCCCAAAGCTCTCATCAAACGATACGGTCACCTCTACACTCTCTGCATCCCCATTGAACATAAATGCTGTCATTCCAAACTGCTGTAGTGCTTCTCGCTTCCCAGCTGTTTGAATCGGACTGAAGGACAGATGATCTGTATTTACAGAGTTCGGTGCCAGATGAGTCCCGTTTACTGCACCTGGGGAAATATGATATTCCTGAACACTCTCTTCTTCCAGATGGCGGGCTTGAATCGCAAACGAAGAGATTTTGGATGCAACTACCGCTTCATCCTGAAGCTCTGTTGTCCCTACTGCACCTTCTGTCAGATGAGCGGACTCGATACTGCCTTCCTTCAGCTTAGCTCCGTTGATACTGCCATCCGGGAGCAGTGCTGAGCTGCGTGTTTCATCCGCAAGATGCTCTAATTTGATGATGCCAGGCTGCAAATGCCGATCTGCCACGATCTTGTCAGCAAGATGCTCTCCGTAAACACTCCATGGTTGTAAATGTGAAGAACTCACGGAGCCTTCGGCGAGTTTTTCTTCAGTAATACTGCCATCTGGCAACAAATCCGCACTGCGTACCTCTTCTGCCAAATGCTTCAGGGTGATGCTGTCCGATCGAATATGGCGGCCTTCCACCGCATCCCCGGCCAAATGACCTCCAGAGACGCTGCCTTGGGCCAAATGGAAAGACTGGATCGTTCCGACTTCAATCTTCTCGCCTGTAATACTGCCTTCCGGCAATAAATCAGCGCTGCGCACTTCTTCTGCCAAATGATTCAGAGTAATGCTTCCAGCACGGATATGGCGGCTATCTACCGCATTCCCCCCTAAGTGTCCCCCATAGACACTGCCAGGAGCCAAGTGGTAGGCAGTAATAGATCCACCCTCCAACTTTTTACCGGTAATGCTGCCATCCGGCAGTAACTCGGAGCTGCGTACCTCATCCGCTAGATGTGCTAGCTTGATCTCACCTTTTCCAATATGGAGACCTTCTACTGCAGACGGACTCAGATGAGTTCTATCCACACTGCCAGGCACTAGATGAATTGCTTCTACGGAGGCTTCCGCCAGCTTCTCCCCAGTAATGCTTCCGTCTGGCAGCAGTTCGGAGCTGCGTACCTCATCCGCCAGATGTGCTAGCTTGATCTCACCTTCTCCAATATGGCGTCCTTCTATTGCAGACGGACTCAGATGAGTTCCCTCCACGCTTTCAGGTACAAGGTGATTCGAATTTATGGATGCTTCCGCCAGTTTCTCCCCAGTAATGCTACCGTCTGGCAGCAAATTGGAGCTGCGTGTTTCTTCGGCCAAATGAGCCAGCGTGATCTCACCATATCGGATATGACGTCCTTCTATTGTGTCCGGACTCAAATGACTGCCATCTACGCTTCCAGGCACCAGATGATTAGAATTTACGGATTCTTCCGCCAACTTCTCCCGAGTGATGCTACCGTCTGGCAGCAAGTCAGCGCTACGTGTTTCTTCGGCCAGATGAGCTAACGTAATCTCACCTTTTCCAATATGGCGCCCTTCGACAGAACCTGAACTTAGATGAACGCCTTCCACACTGCCAGGTACTAGATGATTTGAATTTACGGAAGCATGTGCCAGCTTTACTCCAGAAATACTACCGTCTGGCAGCAATTTAGAGCTGCGTGTTTCTTTTGCCAAATGAGCCAGCGTGATCTCACCGTATCGGATATGACGGCCTTCTACTGTGTCTGGGCCTAAATGGCTGCCATCCACACTGCCAGGCACTAGGTGAATAGAACTTACGGATTCCTCCGCCAGCTTCTCTCTAGTAATACTACCGTCTGGCAGCAGATCAGCGCTTCGGGTTTCATCGGCGAGATGAGCCAGGGTAATCTCACCTTTTCCAATATGACGTCCTTCGACGGAACCTGAACTCAGATGTCCGCCTTCCACACTTCCAAACACTAAATGAATAGAATCCACGGATGCTCCCGCCAGCTTCTTCCCGGTAATACTGCCTTCAGGCAGCAAGTCGGAGGTATATGCATCTGCAGCCAGATGAGCAAGCGTGACCTCACCCGGTAGGATATGTCGACCTTCGACAGAACCCGAATTCAAATGGCTTCCGTTCACACTTCCAGGCAGGAGATGGTTGGAATCTACCGATCCTTCAGCCAGCTTCTCCCCAGTTATGCAGCCGTCTGGCAGCAACTCAGAGCTACGTACCTCTTCCGCCAGATGAGCCAGCGTGATTTCACCAGGTAGGATATGACGACCTTCAATCGTATCGGTACACAAATGGCTGCCGTCTACACTACCAGGTGAAAGATGCTGAGAATCCACGGCACCTTTTACCAGCTTAGAGCTATTAATACTGCCCTCTTGGATTTGAACCGCAGAAATAGAATTCGGAAGGATATGACCATTCCCTATAGACAACGGCCGGATATGCGCCCCACTGACACTGCCGGGATTCAAATGTCTACTTTGAACGGCACTTTCGCTTATGGTTTTCGAACTTACAGCATTTACCGACAAATGCTCAGCATGAACTGCTGACGCTGCCAGTTTACTGGATTCTATGCTGCCGTCTGCAAGCTTAGCCGAAGTGACTGCTAAATCACTGATTTTATCCGTTGAGACACTTTCCGGTGAAAGCTTCAACGAGGTCACTGCATGATCGGCCAGATGATGAGGCTGCACAGCTCCTGCTGCCAGGTGAATTTCTCTCACCGCAGCGGAAGCCAGCTTATCTCCTGAAACTGAGCCCGATTGAATCGCAGCGGAAGTCACACTATTTTCACCAAGATGTCTTCGTTCCACGGCTCCCGTGGCCAAATGATCCTTATTTACCACAGCATCCTGCAATACACGGCCGCTCACACTGGCATCCGCCAGATGCTTTTCCTCCACTGTACAAAAAGCGATATGTTCACCACTGACTACTTCACGCGCAATCGTGCTCCCAATCACTGCACCTGCTGCCAGCTTAGCTGCATTTACACTTCCATCTGCCAACTTGGCAGAAGTAACGCTCTGTGCACGAAGATGCTCCCCGCCCACAGATTCTGAAGCCAGCTGTTCTCCAGTCACAGCACCGGAAGATAAATGTTGAGTCTGAATAGCTTCTTCCTTAAGCTGCTCCGAGCCGACCGCTTCCGCCGCTATATGCGAATGATTCACTGCTTCGCGTTCCAGATGAATAGAAGTTATGGCTTGCATAGCAATTTGCGGTCCGCGAATGGCGGATTTTGCAATATGTCTTGTGGTCACTGCTTCGTCTGCCAGCTTATGTGGGAGAATGCTTTGGTCAGCAATTTTGGACGAGGTTACCGCTTGCTCCACTAACTGTGCAGTTCCTACTGCACCCTCAGCCAGCTTTAAAAAAGAGATGCTGCGGTCAGCCAAATGCCGACTCGATATTTCGCCATCACCGATATGATTACCATTCACACTTTCTGGGCTTAAATGGACGCTTCTCACGACATCTGCACCAAGTTGCTTAGAGCCTATAGCTCCATCAGCTAAATGCCCGCCTTCGATAATACCCGACTGCAGCTGTTCCTTACCGATCAATTTGCTGGCAAGCTGATCAGAACCGATCGCTCCCGGGGCCAGATGTCTGGCGGTTATCAAAGCGTCGCTAAGATGGCGGCCTTCAATAACAGCATCCGCTAGCTTTGAACTGCTGATTTCACCATCAGCAATTTTATCGCCAGATACCGCTGCATCGGCCAGCTTGGAACGGTCAACACTGCCGTTAGCTAGGTGGCGACTTGTGATGCTGCTGCTTCCTATTTTGTCACTAGTAACGGCTCCATCTTCCAGTAAATCCGCAGTAATAATCAAATCGCTTAAATGGCGGCTCTCAATGGCTTTATCTGCAATTTGACCGCCGCCTATAATCCGATCAGCCAGCTTCTCTGGACTAATACTGCCATTTTTCAGCTTCTCTCCACTAATCGAATGATCCAGCAGCTTACCGCCACTAACGCTTCCTTCTGCTAAATGCTCGCCCACAATCGATTCTGGTGCGATTTTTGCAGAAGTGACTGCCTTGTCCGCGATATTAATACTCTGTACAGCGTAATCTTGCAGCCAAGGTGTACCAATAATGCCGAACTTTAGCTTAGAACCGTCAATGGTACGTGGAGCGATTTTGGCTCCGGTCACCGCTGCATCCGAAAGATCATCTGTATAAACGGGCTGAAAACGTTCTTTCTCTGGAGGAGCGAACCATACGGTTTCAGGAAGATTATCCGCCTGTTTCTGAAGCTGCGCTTCCTCTATAAGCTCCGGCTCCAATTGTAGAACTGGAGCAGAAGTTGGCTCCTCTAGAACGACTTCAGCTATTGCTCCCCCACTTACCTGAACTTCCGCGATCTCTGCTTCACTGACTCCGTCACTGTTATTCCCCGAGCTTCTAGAGCTGCTTTTGGTATCCAGCATACTCAGTTCCTCTTTATTGGGATTATCTACAAAATAGAGTCGTTTCTGTGGACTGCGCGGCTGCTTTTTTTTGGAACCCCTCACAAGCAGTCTCCTCCTTCCATCTAATGTTTCTCCTAGGCATCATATGCAGCGGTATGGGCTTATGACACCCTTTTGCGAAGAGGCCTTCATAAGATTATGTATAAAAAAAGGCATCTGCCTTCGCGCATTCGTCCACCCTGACACGCGGGTACAAACATACTATGACAAGAGTAGAAAAAGCAGGGATCATGTAACCGATGAAACAGGAGGAACAAACATGGGGCATAAGCTCGTTGGAATATTACTAAATGCCGATATGCACCGGGGCGTTCCCCGGCTAAAAACAGGACAGGAGTCTCTATCCAACTATGAAGAGGCCGCGGCGGCATACGGTTTAGTCCCTTGCTTCCTGAAGCTCGCGGACATCGATACGGACACTGGCTTTAGTGCCGCCTATATAAAGGGAGCCAACGGATATAAAAGCGTAGTTGTTCCTACGCCTGCTGTTATCCATAACCGGGCAATATACAGCAAAAACAGCCCGGGGATGCAGCGTCTGTTGAAGCACTATCCCCTGATTTTCAATACATGTAATCGATACGGCAAAGATGAGATCCATCAGCTGCTTGAAAAAAATACGGAGCTTCGCGAATATTTACCCGTAACAACGAGAGTCTCAGGCCTAAAAGAAATGATGAATCTTTATCCCGATCTGATTCTTAAACCTTGCCGTGGAAGTATAGGGAATGGGGTCATGCGGCTGGTCCGCAAGGGATCTCAGCGTTGGACCTTGAGCTACCTCTCCCCCTCGATGCAGCGCTGGAGAAATATTCCCGTAAATCAGGCGGCGTTGCCACAAGCGCTCCGCGCACGCCTAACCTCCGTGCCTTATCTTGTACAAGAACGTATTCCCCTTGCTGAGATTGGAGGACGTCCCTTTGATCTACGCGTCACCGTTCAGCGCGGCTGGGGAGGAGATTGGCAGGTCACTGGGCTCTTCGCCAAACTGGCTGCCCCAGGGGGCTTTGTCTCCAATATAGCCCGCGGAGGAGAAGCGTTAAGCTCCTCCTTGGCGCTAGAAAAAGCCTTTTCAAGATCCACAGCGGCCCACATCCGTATGTCTGTCGAAATACTTAGCCTTGCAATCGCACGGTGTCTGGAGCAAGACCTTCCCGGACTGGCCGATATCGGACTGGATATAGGCATTACTAAGGACGGACGACTCTTCTTCATAGAATGTAACGGTCGCGACCAACGCTACGGATTTCATAAAGCCGGCCTTACGGAAATTTGGAAAGACAGCTATCGCAGACCTATGGGATACGCGCGTTTTTTAATAGAAACGAACAGTACGGTATATAACAGTTATTGATTTGTCTCCTATTCTATGTCAATATAATGCAGAGCAGAGACGACCCGTATACAACCGTACTGCTGCATTATGGAAGGGAGATGGGCATGGTAAAACAATTGCTACGGCTGATGACCGAGCTATCCTCACACCGGTGGCTTTCACGGTTAATGGGATCTTTTTCTCATAGTAGAATCAGCCGTTTTCTTATCCCGGCATTTATTAAGACTTATCAAATCCCCTCCGCTCAAGCGGAGAAAAATCCTGGAGAATATCTCACTCTTAATGAGTTTTTCAGCCGCCGGCTGAAGCCGGGCATGCGGCCTATTGCAACCGATGCTGACGCTTTGGTTAGTCCCGTAGACGCAACGATTACTGCTATGGGTGACATTACCGCCGGTACGATTATGAATGTAAAAGGGCAGGATTATAAGATCGAGGATCTCCTTAATCACTCCCCGCATCTGGAGCTGTACAAGAAGGGTTTTTTCTTCGTTCTTTATTTGAGTCCTACCGATTATCACCGGATTCACTCTCCCCTTACCGGACAAAAGGTGGAGAGCGATTATATTCGCGGACGGGCCTATCCTGTCAACGATTTCGGAATGCGACATATGAAGGGTGTCCTGAACCGCAACGAACGTCTCATTACGTATATTGCCGGGAGTTACGGGGAAACCGCGGTAGTAAAGGTAGGCGCAATGAACGTCAGCAGCATCCGTTATACGGATGCTACGGCTGCCGAGTGGCAAATAGGCGATGATCTGGCTTATTTTGAGTTTGGCTCCACCGTAGTGCTGCTCACGGAAAGCGGTACCTTTACCCCGAGACCCAAGCTTGAGGTCGACTCGAAGGTAAAAATGGGCGAACTACTGGGAACGTTGCATCGACCTTTGTAGGGAGAGTTGGGCGAATGTCAAAAATTAGAGGGTGCCTCAAAAGCCATGAAATGGCTGCTGGGTGCCCTCTTCTTTTTGAGACTTAGTGTGGAGCACAGTTGCGGACACGAACCCTCTAGCTATCGTATACCTATCGTCTAACCATCGTGTACCTATCGTTAGCTATCGTATACCTATCGTTAGCTATCGGACCCAGCTGACCTTATACGCGGATTTTTGACACATTTGCGATTCTATCGGACTCCACCGCAGCTATTGGCATGAAAAACACCCTATTTGCGCTAGATCTTAGGCAATAGCGGCACTGGAGTCCGAAACTCCGCTCAAATGGCGATAAATGGGCAAATAGCGGCTGCTGAGTCCGTAAGCATTTGCAGAGCGTTGATCGAGGTTGGTCGAGCGTTAGTTGAGGATGGTCGAGATAGTGGAGGGCTGGTCGAGATAGTGGAGGGCTGGTCGAGATAGTGGAGGGCTGGTCGAGCGTTAGTGGAAGGTGTGCGCTCGCCGCTATCGGACCCAGCTGACCTTATACGCGACTTTTTCACACATTTGCAATTCTATCGGACTCCACCGCAGCTATTGGCATGAAAAACACCCTATTTGCGCTAGATCTTAGGCAATAGCGGCGCTGGAGTCCGAAACTCCGCTCAAATGGCGATAAATGGGCAAATAGCGGCTGCTGAGTCCGTAAGCATTTGCTAGAGCGTTGGTCGAGGTTGGTCGAAAGTTAGTTAAGGGCTGGCCGAGAGTTAGTTGAGGGATGGTTGAGCATTAGTGGAGGACTAGTCGAGAGTTGGTGGAGGGATGGTCAAGAGTTAGTTGAGGATTTGAGGGCTAGTGGAGCGTTGGTCGAGGATCTACGGAGCGTTGGTCGACGGTTAACATTCAACGCTTTCGCACCCAGCTGACCTTATACGCGCCATTTTCGCACATTTGATTGGTCACAAACACACTAATAGCAAAAAGGACAGCCCCGAGGCTGTCCTTTTATCTTTTCATGTAACCCACCTAATACGCCTGTTACGCTTATTAACCTGCTACGCCCTAATGTGATTATTACGCCGCCTGTTTTGCTTACTATACCTGTACACCCGTTATACTCAATACACCTGTTACGCCTATACGCTTATTACACGCCAATTACACATGTCCCTGCTTAGCAACATCAAGCGCCTTGGCCGCTACCTGTTCCGGATCTCCTAGATAAAAGCGACTGATAGGATTCATGTCCTCATCCAGTTTGTACACGAGCGGTACTCCGGTAGGAATATTGAGCTCCAGTAATGCCGCTTCATCAATATCCTCCATAAATTTAATCAATGCACGCAGCGTATTGCCGTGGGCTGAGATAAGCACCCGTTCTTTTTTACGCAAAAGAGGTACGATCCGGTTTCCCCAGAAATCGCCTACACGATGTACAGTGTCCTCCAGGCTCTCTCCACGCGGGATATCTTCCGGACGAACACCGCTGTAGCGAATATCGTTTCTGGCATACCTAGGATCATCAAGCTCCAGCAACGGGGGTCTCACCGATAAACTCCGCCGCCAGATATGCAGCTGCTCATCTCCATATTTTAGCGCTGTCTCGCTTTTACTTAATCCCTGCAATGCCCCGTAATGGCGTTCATTCAATTTCCAAGACTTTTGCACGGGTATCCACAGCAAATCCATCTCTTCCAGTACATAGTTAAGAGTTTTAATCGAGCGTTTGAGTACCGAAGCAAAAGCCAGATCAAATGTATACCCAGCGTCCTTCAACAGCTTGCCAGCAGTCTTTGCCTCTTGGATACCCTTCTCAGTTAAATCCGGGTCACTCCAGCCTGTGAACAAATTCTGTACATTGTACTGGCTCTCACCATGACGTATTAGTACGATTTCGTACATTTTCTCTCTCTCCTTCCAACTATGGACCTTATATATTCTACCGACGAACAACATTATGCGAAACGTATCGCGGAAAGCTCTCACCTTAGTAATAACCCAATCGTAGAAATAAATATCTACCGCTACCTCATAGTTAGACCAATTAAACATCCTCAAAGGTACGTGAATGAGGCGTGCATGGACCGTGAACGGCGTGTAGATAGTGCGGTACATGAGCTTACGCTTCATTGCAGAATGTGCAACAGAAAATCTTAACTCTCACTTGAAAATACATTACATTGTACTTTGTGCAATAGATTATCGTGATGATCTCTAGAAAGGCTGCTTCTCCTGAATTTGAATGTAAGATGTGCAACAGAATTCAAATCCGACTGCTTTTAGACTCAATCCCATTGTACAAAATACAACGTGAGGCACGATGTAATGTCCATCAGTTACTCTAGTCTTCGACTTAAGTTCATTATATATATCAATTTCTAACAACACAAAAAAACCGGATGCCTCATGGCCCCGGCTATTTATATTTTTAGTCATATCATGCGATTGTATGCTTGCTTGTTCCGTTTAGAACCAGCTGTCCACGACAAAAGCGTTCGCCTGCTTTAACCGTTTTAAGCGGTTTCTAAAAACACCTCCGCCTCCACTCTTACAATCCGTGTTGCAGATTCTGCGTCTGATGATCATGCCAAGAGTCTCCTTCCAAGAAGTTATGTAAATTCTCTGTAAACTAAACTGCAAAGTATTTACCCTTGGTTGAACAAACTGAAACAAAAAAAGAGAATCAGCGGATCTCAGATGGACTTTTTCCGGTATATTGCTTGAACTGGCGGCTGAAAAAGAAAATGTCACGATATCCGAGCGCATCTGCGACCTCAGTAACATTCATTCCTGCGTACAGCAGTAAATGCTGAGCACGCTCAATCCGGGCTCGGATGACATAAGACTGCACAGAAGAGCCCGTAAGCTCCTTAAACTTAATTGAAAAGTACCGAGGCGAAAGCCCCGCACGAGCAGCAAGATCCTCTACACGATGTGCAATCCCCGGATGCTGGCTCACATAGTTCGCTATTTCGTGAATGATTTCTGTCAAATGGTTGCTAACATAACGTTCTACTGGCTTCACACGGTCCTCCCTCAGCAGATGAATCATCAGCTGCTTCAGTACAAGCTGCCCTTCTTCCTCAGCGGCGTAAGTATCCACCAGAAATAGTCGAACGTACCTAGCAAGCAGATGTTCAAATTCAACGGTTTCTGTAAGCTCACGATAGGGCAGCGGAATATCCGTCACCTCTTCGGAGACATCAAAATGAATATATGTAAGTACAAGTGGCTTTTGCGGATTATGTGTAGCACTAGTATGGTCACCCGGACGAAAAAGGAAGCAGCTTCCCTTACCTACTTGAAAGGGTTCATCGTTACGCACAACCGTCCCTTCCCCGCTCCATACATAAAATAAATCATAATTTTGCAGCGACTTCTCTCTTTTTTGCCATTTCCAGCCCGGCTCGCATACAATCTTAGCCAGAGCCGGTAAAATAACAAAAGAGGACGGCGATGCATGCAGCATAACGTTCCCTCCTAAAAGTTTTGTTAGCATAAACTACCTTGAACACTTCGCAAAACTTGCTTCGTAAGCATTTCGCTTTGTTTTGTTAGCATAAACTACCTTGAACCACTTCGCAAAACTTGCTTCGTAAGCATCCGCTTTGTTTTGTTAGCAAAGCTTGCCTCGTAAACATTCGCTTAGTATTGTCAGCAAAATCTGCTCTGACTTCGCAGCGTCCATATAGTTTTGTTTAGCTTAATCTACTCCGAGTTTCTTCGTCAAAATTCGTAAGTATTCGCTTAGTTTTGCATTTCATCTTCTTTATCATACCTTGTCATGTTGCATTTTGTACATCTTCCCACGCCAGATGCAGGCTTGTTATCCCTTCCTCCAGCTCCTCGGCATTCAGATGGGCAAAAGAAAAACAAGCGGCCGGTGCTCCCGGTGATAGCTGATATAACGCGGCATCTCTAAAATCCGTGTCGCGCCTAAGCGCTGCCGCTCGGAAAGCAACAAACTCTTCACTGCTGCGCAGCCAGCGGGCATATACATGCAAGCCCGCATCACCAGGCAGCAGCTCGAAGAGCTCCTTAAGCCGTTCCGACAGCAGCGTCCTGAGGATGCGTCCGCGTTCACCATAGATGCGTGTCATCCGGCGCAGATGACGGCCATAGCCGCCTGTATTCATGAACCGCGCCAAGGCACGCTGCTCCAGCAGCCCTACCGGCAAGGGCTCATATAGCGCCTTGGCGGCGATAGTCGGCTTTACCAGAGAGGGCGGAAGCACTGCAAAGCCTAGCCGCAGGCCCGAAAACATCGTGTTTGAAAAGGAGCCTACATACACGACCCGCTCTTCGCGATCCAGTGCTTTTAAGGGCTCAATAGGACGCCCAGCCCAACGGAACTCACTGTCATAATCATCTTCAATGATTACTGCATTATGCCGCTGCGCCCATTCCAACAAGGTCCGTCGTCGTTCCAAAGGCAGTACCACACCCGTAGGAAATTGACGGCTCGGCGTAACAAACAACAGCCGGGCATCCCAATCCTCCGGAATAAGGCCGTTGCCATCCAGCTTCCCTGCCAGCAATCGGCCTCCAGTGATCTCTACGGCTCGCCGGATCCCGTGAAAGCCCGGGTCCTCTACGACCGCTGAGCCCCCTGCATCCAGCAGCAGCTGCGTCAAAATAACGATGCCTTGCATCGAACCGCTGAACAATACGATATGCTCTGCATCCGCGCGAATCCCGCGGGTAATCCGCAGATGTGCAGCGATAGCTTTCCGAAGTCCTTCATCGCCTTGAGGTGGACAAGTGCTTTGCAGCAATCCACCTTCCTTCCCTCCGGCA
It contains:
- the asd gene encoding archaetidylserine decarboxylase (Phosphatidylserine decarboxylase is synthesized as a single chain precursor. Generation of the pyruvoyl active site from a Ser is coupled to cleavage of a Gly-Ser bond between the larger (beta) and smaller (alpha chains). It is an integral membrane protein.), giving the protein MVKQLLRLMTELSSHRWLSRLMGSFSHSRISRFLIPAFIKTYQIPSAQAEKNPGEYLTLNEFFSRRLKPGMRPIATDADALVSPVDATITAMGDITAGTIMNVKGQDYKIEDLLNHSPHLELYKKGFFFVLYLSPTDYHRIHSPLTGQKVESDYIRGRAYPVNDFGMRHMKGVLNRNERLITYIAGSYGETAVVKVGAMNVSSIRYTDATAAEWQIGDDLAYFEFGSTVVLLTESGTFTPRPKLEVDSKVKMGELLGTLHRPL
- a CDS encoding YheC/YheD family protein is translated as MGHKLVGILLNADMHRGVPRLKTGQESLSNYEEAAAAYGLVPCFLKLADIDTDTGFSAAYIKGANGYKSVVVPTPAVIHNRAIYSKNSPGMQRLLKHYPLIFNTCNRYGKDEIHQLLEKNTELREYLPVTTRVSGLKEMMNLYPDLILKPCRGSIGNGVMRLVRKGSQRWTLSYLSPSMQRWRNIPVNQAALPQALRARLTSVPYLVQERIPLAEIGGRPFDLRVTVQRGWGGDWQVTGLFAKLAAPGGFVSNIARGGEALSSSLALEKAFSRSTAAHIRMSVEILSLAIARCLEQDLPGLADIGLDIGITKDGRLFFIECNGRDQRYGFHKAGLTEIWKDSYRRPMGYARFLIETNSTVYNSY
- a CDS encoding helix-turn-helix domain-containing protein — translated: MLHASPSSFVILPALAKIVCEPGWKWQKREKSLQNYDLFYVWSGEGTVVRNDEPFQVGKGSCFLFRPGDHTSATHNPQKPLVLTYIHFDVSEEVTDIPLPYRELTETVEFEHLLARYVRLFLVDTYAAEEEGQLVLKQLMIHLLREDRVKPVERYVSNHLTEIIHEIANYVSQHPGIAHRVEDLAARAGLSPRYFSIKFKELTGSSVQSYVIRARIERAQHLLLYAGMNVTEVADALGYRDIFFFSRQFKQYTGKSPSEIR
- the gpmA gene encoding 2,3-diphosphoglycerate-dependent phosphoglycerate mutase; the protein is MYEIVLIRHGESQYNVQNLFTGWSDPDLTEKGIQEAKTAGKLLKDAGYTFDLAFASVLKRSIKTLNYVLEEMDLLWIPVQKSWKLNERHYGALQGLSKSETALKYGDEQLHIWRRSLSVRPPLLELDDPRYARNDIRYSGVRPEDIPRGESLEDTVHRVGDFWGNRIVPLLRKKERVLISAHGNTLRALIKFMEDIDEAALLELNIPTGVPLVYKLDEDMNPISRFYLGDPEQVAAKALDVAKQGHV
- a CDS encoding PLP-dependent aminotransferase family protein → MNITLAYDQYLAIHRYKYLALYHALRAGILEGTLPGGTPLPSTRSLAKHYELSRGSVSQVYEMLLADGYVRTETGRGTFVSEDSFASAASRSDGENQALGEATDAAGGDCEIETTIPISAWGKRLLARPIPFYEKSNKKAVSFQSSGMRMEHFPYSEWRSALSYAGGKEGGLLQSTCPPQGDEGLRKAIAAHLRITRGIRADAEHIVLFSGSMQGIVILTQLLLDAGGSAVVEDPGFHGIRRAVEITGGRLLAGKLDGNGLIPEDWDARLLFVTPSRQFPTGVVLPLERRRTLLEWAQRHNAVIIEDDYDSEFRWAGRPIEPLKALDREERVVYVGSFSNTMFSGLRLGFAVLPPSLVKPTIAAKALYEPLPVGLLEQRALARFMNTGGYGRHLRRMTRIYGERGRILRTLLSERLKELFELLPGDAGLHVYARWLRSSEEFVAFRAAALRRDTDFRDAALYQLSPGAPAACFSFAHLNAEELEEGITSLHLAWEDVQNAT